The nucleotide window ACGGATCATACCCAGGTCCTTGCGCGCGATTTCTTCCACCGCTTCCGTGCCCTGTTTAAGGTCCTTCACGTCAGCAGCCATCAGCCGGTTACGCTCAGTCAGTTTGGCGTTGGTCTGTTTGAGGGCGGCCACTTCCTGCTTGAGGCTGGCCACATGCCGAACACTCCCTTCACCAAACCACAGCCGCGCCTGCAGGCCCAGAAACACCAAGGCCAGCACGGCGAAAACCACCTGGCGAGCGGGCGACAGCTTCAGTGCTGCCCGCTTGCCCTCCAGGGTTGACGCCTTGCTGGCCCGGGTGCCTGTCATCAGGGATTAACCGAGGAACTTGAACTCTTTGCGGCCATGGTAGGCAGCACGACCCAGTTCCTGCTCGATGCGAATCAGACGGTTGTACTTGGCAACACGGTCGGAACGACACAGGGAGCCGGTCTTGATCTGGCCTGCGGCAGTCGCCACGGCCAGGTCAGCGATGGTGCTGTCGGCCGTCTCACCACTACGGTGGGAAATCACCGCGGTATAACCGGCATCCTTGGCCATCTTGATCGCGTCCAGGGTCTCGGTCAGTGAACCAATCTGGTTGAACTTGATGAGGATGGAGTTGGCCACACCTTCATCGATCCCCTTCTTGAGGATCTTGGTATTGGTCACGAACAGATCGTCGCCCACCAGCTGTACCTTGTTGCCCAGCTTCTCGGTGAGGATCTTCCAGCCTTCCCAGTCAGACTCGTCCATGCCGTCTTCGATGGAGATGATCGGGTAACGGTCGCACAGCTCGGCCAGGTAGTCGGCGAACTCGGCAGAGGTCATGCTGCGGCCTTCGCCGGCGAGCACATACTTGCCATCCTTGTAGAATTCGCTGGAGGCGCAATCCAGAGCCAGGGTCACGTCTTCACCGGCTTTGTAGCCAGCGATCTCGATGGCTTCCATGATCGCTTCCAGAGCAGCTTCGTTGCTCGGCAGGTCCGGCGCGAAACCACCCTCATCACCCACGGCGGTGTTCAGACCACGCTTTTTCAAAACACCTTTCAGAGC belongs to Alcanivorax sediminis and includes:
- a CDS encoding FtsB family cell division protein, producing the protein MTGTRASKASTLEGKRAALKLSPARQVVFAVLALVFLGLQARLWFGEGSVRHVASLKQEVAALKQTNAKLTERNRLMAADVKDLKQGTEAVEEIARKDLGMIRKGETFFLILEQPGSTE
- the eno gene encoding phosphopyruvate hydratase produces the protein MSKIVDIKAREILDSRGNPTIEADVILESGASGSACAPSGASTGSREALELRDGDKSRYLGKGVTKAVGNVNSEIRELLIGMEASDQKGIDKAMIDADGTENKGKLGANAILAVSLAVAKAAAADQGKPLYEYISDLQDDDNEYSLPVPMMNIINGGEHADNNVDIQEFMVQPVGASTVAEAIRYGAEIFHALKGVLKKRGLNTAVGDEGGFAPDLPSNEAALEAIMEAIEIAGYKAGEDVTLALDCASSEFYKDGKYVLAGEGRSMTSAEFADYLAELCDRYPIISIEDGMDESDWEGWKILTEKLGNKVQLVGDDLFVTNTKILKKGIDEGVANSILIKFNQIGSLTETLDAIKMAKDAGYTAVISHRSGETADSTIADLAVATAAGQIKTGSLCRSDRVAKYNRLIRIEQELGRAAYHGRKEFKFLG